A genomic window from Cryobacterium sp. SO2 includes:
- a CDS encoding tautomerase family protein → MPNITVQLLAGRNINQRRAFVQDVTDSAVLTLGARRDDVRIVFEEITPDSVANGGVFASEDESRAEVVNRFVPEAGS, encoded by the coding sequence ATGCCCAACATCACCGTTCAACTACTCGCGGGGCGCAACATCAACCAGCGCCGAGCCTTTGTTCAAGACGTCACCGACAGCGCCGTTCTGACCCTGGGTGCTCGTCGCGACGACGTCCGGATCGTTTTCGAGGAGATCACACCGGACAGCGTCGCGAACGGCGGAGTCTTCGCAAGCGAGGATGAGAGCCGCGCAGAGGTCGTCAATCGTTTCGTGCCCGAGGCCGGCTCGTAG
- a CDS encoding LCP family protein: MSEESDRAGIARHGRLKRPNPVTGVLVVVAMALAVLLVSGASVAALAVWQLTTEVSANSIDLNGADEADAPINIGSYEDGFNILIVGVDNDAAQGAAYGVRETALNDVNILVHVSADHSNAVVVSIPRDLIVEHPECTNADTGEVFEAMSAAPINEAMSRGGLPCVVNTVSGLTGLDIPFAGVVSFSGVVQMSDAVGGVPICLSAPIDDPDAGLNLPEGTNVVSGENALAFLRSRHGVGDGSDLSRISSQQLYLASLMRTVQSNGTLTDVPKLLSLANAAAKNIKLSTNLAHADTMVSMALALKDIDLSRLVFVQYPGTTDDPDFPGKVVPTQDLADTMFGKIAADEPFSLTPAEPTEPTEEPEAPVVADPPVDVPADPSATDAPAATPTPTPEALDGLTGITGTDESCAQASGN; this comes from the coding sequence GTGAGCGAAGAATCCGATCGAGCGGGCATCGCCCGGCATGGCCGGCTGAAACGGCCGAACCCGGTCACGGGCGTGCTGGTCGTCGTAGCGATGGCCCTGGCTGTGCTCCTGGTGAGCGGAGCCTCGGTGGCGGCTCTCGCCGTGTGGCAGCTCACCACCGAGGTCTCAGCGAACTCGATCGACCTCAACGGGGCTGACGAGGCGGATGCGCCGATCAACATCGGCAGCTACGAAGACGGGTTCAACATCCTGATCGTCGGCGTCGACAATGACGCCGCCCAGGGCGCCGCCTACGGTGTGCGGGAGACCGCCCTCAACGATGTCAACATCCTCGTGCACGTCTCGGCCGACCACAGCAACGCCGTGGTCGTGAGCATCCCGCGGGACCTCATCGTTGAGCATCCCGAGTGCACGAACGCCGACACCGGCGAGGTCTTCGAGGCCATGTCGGCCGCGCCGATCAACGAGGCCATGTCCCGCGGAGGGCTGCCCTGCGTGGTCAATACGGTCTCGGGGCTCACGGGGCTCGACATCCCCTTCGCCGGAGTCGTGTCGTTCAGCGGTGTCGTGCAGATGAGCGACGCCGTCGGCGGCGTGCCGATCTGCCTCTCCGCGCCGATCGACGACCCGGACGCCGGCCTCAACCTCCCCGAGGGAACGAACGTCGTCTCCGGCGAGAACGCCCTGGCCTTCCTGCGCAGCCGGCACGGGGTGGGCGACGGCAGCGACCTGTCCCGCATCTCCTCGCAACAGCTCTACCTGGCCTCGCTCATGCGCACGGTGCAGAGCAACGGCACCCTCACCGACGTGCCCAAGCTGCTCTCCCTGGCGAATGCGGCGGCCAAGAACATCAAGCTGTCCACCAACCTGGCCCACGCCGACACGATGGTGTCGATGGCGCTGGCGCTCAAGGACATCGACCTGTCCCGGCTGGTCTTCGTGCAGTACCCGGGCACCACCGACGACCCAGATTTCCCGGGCAAGGTGGTGCCCACCCAGGACCTCGCCGACACGATGTTCGGCAAGATCGCCGCAGACGAGCCGTTCTCACTGACCCCCGCTGAGCCAACTGAGCCGACTGAGGAGCCCGAGGCGCCCGTCGTGGCCGACCCTCCGGTCGACGTCCCGGCAGATCCCAGCGCCACGGATGCGCCGGCGGCGACGCCGACGCCGACCCCGGAGGCCCTGGACGGGCTCACCGGCATCACGGGCACCGACGAGTCCTGCGCCCAGGCATCCGGGAACTGA
- a CDS encoding SRPBCC family protein yields the protein MTQVIETIDVDVPVRTAYNQWTQFESFPRFLDFVESITQIDDTHTHWTVKIGGAEREFDAEITEQHPDERVAWKSVSGDEKHAGVVTFHRLSDTTSRVTVQLDWEAEGFLEKMGAVFGVDDHVIRKDLKQFKTFVEKPANVGDGWRGDVTI from the coding sequence GTGACCCAGGTAATCGAGACAATCGACGTAGACGTTCCCGTCCGCACCGCGTACAACCAGTGGACCCAGTTCGAGTCGTTCCCGCGCTTCCTCGACTTCGTCGAGAGCATCACCCAGATCGACGACACCCACACGCACTGGACGGTGAAGATCGGCGGAGCCGAACGTGAGTTCGATGCTGAGATCACCGAGCAGCACCCCGACGAGCGGGTCGCGTGGAAGAGCGTTTCCGGCGACGAGAAGCACGCCGGCGTGGTCACATTCCACCGCCTGAGCGACACCACCTCGCGGGTCACCGTGCAGCTGGACTGGGAGGCCGAGGGCTTCCTGGAGAAGATGGGCGCGGTCTTCGGCGTCGACGACCACGTGATCCGCAAGGATTTGAAGCAGTTCAAGACCTTCGTTGAGAAACCCGCCAACGTCGGCGACGGCTGGCGAGGAGACGTGACCATCTAG
- a CDS encoding glycoside-pentoside-hexuronide (GPH):cation symporter, producing MSIQDNIDVVPDAAPVVAADEAEGTLTGTEKVAYGFGDLGNGFMFDLGQAYLTKFWIDTAGIGPAVVALIFVLVKLFDAVMDTVAALFIDGRKIGKRGKFRPVMMVSAFILAVMTVVTFTMPDVSMGWKIAFAAATYAIWGGVYSFVNGPYGSLASVMTRNIKERAQLATSRQAGSLGAQWICGIAFIPLMMMLGGMTANNYMWAALVMAVLGMVSFVLCYRGTKEHVVVNREANKEKTSLKDYGRAVLTNRPLLGLVLMSLFTISSMNVNNMMMIFFAEFNLGNIALMAVLNFVMIGASIVGIMFIPRLVVRFGKKRTVMVSFAVAVVANGLNFIIPTNLWTFMILVTIGYVALSIPNGITWAFVSDTIDYGEWHTGVRREGMTYAAFSFSRKVSQSLAALVGAGMLAVSGYVAQATTQSEGTLLGIKAVMTLYPAIALTIAAVIIYFIYNVNDDQYRRIAKDLNNGRWEHGIIGESTRASLAMK from the coding sequence ATGAGTATCCAAGACAACATTGACGTCGTCCCGGACGCAGCGCCCGTCGTCGCAGCCGATGAGGCTGAAGGCACCCTCACCGGTACGGAGAAGGTAGCCTACGGGTTCGGTGACCTCGGCAACGGATTCATGTTCGACCTCGGCCAGGCCTACCTCACCAAGTTCTGGATCGACACCGCGGGCATCGGCCCGGCAGTCGTTGCCCTGATCTTCGTGCTCGTCAAACTCTTCGACGCCGTGATGGACACTGTTGCGGCGCTCTTCATCGACGGCCGCAAGATCGGCAAGCGAGGCAAGTTCCGCCCGGTGATGATGGTCTCAGCCTTCATCCTCGCGGTGATGACCGTGGTCACCTTCACCATGCCCGACGTGTCGATGGGTTGGAAGATCGCCTTCGCCGCCGCCACCTACGCCATCTGGGGCGGTGTCTACTCCTTCGTCAACGGACCGTACGGTTCGCTCGCCTCGGTGATGACCCGCAACATCAAGGAGCGCGCCCAGCTCGCCACCTCCCGCCAGGCCGGTTCGCTCGGCGCCCAGTGGATCTGCGGCATCGCGTTCATCCCGCTCATGATGATGCTCGGTGGCATGACCGCCAACAACTACATGTGGGCCGCCCTGGTCATGGCCGTGCTCGGCATGGTCTCGTTCGTGCTCTGCTACCGCGGGACGAAGGAACACGTTGTCGTGAACCGGGAAGCCAACAAGGAGAAGACGAGCCTCAAGGACTACGGCCGCGCCGTGCTCACCAACCGCCCGCTGCTCGGCCTCGTGCTGATGAGCCTGTTCACCATCTCGTCGATGAACGTGAACAACATGATGATGATCTTCTTCGCCGAGTTCAACCTCGGCAACATCGCCCTGATGGCCGTGCTCAACTTCGTGATGATCGGCGCCTCCATCGTGGGCATCATGTTCATCCCGAGGCTGGTCGTGCGCTTCGGCAAGAAGCGCACCGTCATGGTGAGCTTCGCCGTCGCGGTTGTGGCCAACGGCCTGAACTTCATCATCCCGACCAACCTGTGGACGTTCATGATCCTCGTCACCATCGGCTACGTCGCGCTGTCGATCCCGAACGGCATCACCTGGGCGTTCGTGTCCGACACCATCGACTACGGCGAATGGCACACCGGCGTGCGCCGTGAGGGCATGACCTACGCGGCCTTCAGCTTCTCGCGCAAGGTTTCGCAGTCGCTCGCCGCGCTGGTGGGCGCCGGGATGCTCGCTGTCTCCGGCTACGTGGCGCAGGCCACGACGCAGTCGGAGGGGACGCTTCTCGGTATCAAGGCAGTGATGACGCTGTACCCGGCCATCGCGCTCACCATCGCCGCCGTGATCATCTACTTCATCTACAACGTGAACGACGACCAGTACCGTCGGATCGCCAAGGACCTGAACAACGGCCGCTGGGAACACGGCATCATCGGCGAGAGCACCCGCGCCTCGCTCGCCATGAAGTAA
- a CDS encoding ammonium transporter encodes MFEVSALADATSDLNTNLSSLWLLVAAALVLLMTPGVAFFYGGMVKAKSVISMMMMSFGSMGLIGVLWIVYGYSLSFGSGDDWLIPHYLLNPTWNPFLQQFLGIDSSGAMASSNVADTNALAFAGFQATFAIITVALISGAIADRAKYGPWLVFAGLWVTLVYFPVASWVFNFTVGADGQMTDGGWSVYLLGVNDFAGGTAVHINAGAAGLALALVLGKRVGFKKGMAKPHNVPLTLLGAALLWFGWFGFNAGSAAAVNTTSAIAWVNTLVAPAAGILGWLVVERLRDGKPTAIGAASGAVAGLVAITPGCNILTPGWAIVLGLLAGAVCALAIELKFKLGFDDSLDVVGIHLVGGLLGTLYIGIFGAGIGLIDTGSWNQLGAQAIGAVVVMVYSFVLAYLIGFVIEKTVGFRVKNDDEIAGVDTVVHGEEGYAL; translated from the coding sequence ATGTTCGAGGTATCAGCGCTGGCGGATGCGACATCCGACCTGAACACCAACCTCAGCTCGCTCTGGCTGCTTGTCGCCGCGGCGTTGGTGCTGCTGATGACGCCCGGTGTCGCCTTCTTCTACGGCGGCATGGTGAAGGCCAAGAGCGTCATCAGCATGATGATGATGAGCTTCGGTTCGATGGGCCTGATCGGGGTCCTGTGGATCGTCTACGGCTACTCCCTCTCCTTCGGGTCCGGTGACGACTGGCTGATCCCGCACTACCTGCTCAACCCCACCTGGAACCCGTTCCTGCAACAGTTCCTCGGCATCGACTCGTCGGGTGCGATGGCCTCGTCGAATGTCGCCGACACGAACGCCCTCGCCTTCGCGGGCTTCCAGGCGACCTTCGCCATCATCACCGTCGCGCTGATCTCCGGGGCGATCGCCGACCGGGCCAAGTACGGGCCGTGGCTGGTGTTCGCCGGCCTGTGGGTCACGCTGGTGTACTTCCCCGTAGCGAGCTGGGTGTTCAACTTCACCGTCGGCGCCGATGGGCAGATGACGGACGGCGGCTGGTCGGTGTACCTGCTGGGTGTGAACGACTTCGCCGGCGGAACCGCCGTGCACATCAACGCCGGCGCGGCGGGCCTGGCCCTGGCCCTGGTGCTCGGCAAACGAGTGGGATTCAAGAAGGGCATGGCCAAGCCGCACAACGTGCCGCTGACCCTGCTCGGCGCCGCGCTGCTCTGGTTCGGCTGGTTCGGCTTCAACGCCGGCTCGGCGGCGGCGGTGAACACCACCTCGGCGATCGCCTGGGTCAACACCCTCGTCGCCCCCGCGGCGGGCATCCTGGGCTGGCTTGTCGTCGAACGCCTCCGCGACGGCAAACCCACCGCCATCGGGGCGGCGTCCGGCGCGGTCGCCGGGCTCGTGGCCATCACCCCCGGCTGTAACATCCTCACGCCGGGCTGGGCGATCGTGCTCGGGCTGCTCGCCGGTGCGGTGTGCGCCCTGGCCATCGAGCTCAAGTTCAAGCTCGGATTCGACGACTCGCTCGACGTCGTCGGCATCCACCTCGTCGGCGGGCTGCTCGGCACCCTCTACATCGGGATCTTCGGTGCCGGCATCGGACTCATCGACACCGGGTCGTGGAACCAGCTCGGCGCGCAGGCGATCGGTGCGGTCGTGGTGATGGTCTACTCGTTCGTGCTCGCGTACCTGATCGGATTCGTGATCGAGAAGACCGTGGGCTTCCGGGTGAAGAACGACGACGAGATCGCCGGCGTCGACACCGTGGTTCACGGCGAGGAAGGGTACGCGCTGTAG
- the kduI gene encoding 5-dehydro-4-deoxy-D-glucuronate isomerase — MQLRHSTNPAQIRSFDTAALRANYLVDDLFADDEFRATYTHEDRIVLGGARPVAGPITLGTFDLLRTDTFFENREAGIVNVGGAGTISVDGTNYDLTPGACLYIGRGVTDVVFTSADAAAPAAFYLFSATAHTAYPTTLVAKGEGTVRNLGDPTTSNERTINQYIHANGVQSCQVVMGVTVLSTGSMWNTMPAHTHDRRTECYLYFDLAAEHRVIHLMGEPTESRHLVVANNEAIISPSWSLHSGFGTGSYSFVWAMAGENKAFDDMDHVQPAELR, encoded by the coding sequence ATGCAGTTGCGTCATTCCACCAATCCCGCGCAGATCCGCAGCTTCGACACCGCGGCGCTCCGGGCCAACTACCTGGTCGACGACCTCTTCGCCGACGACGAATTCCGCGCCACCTACACGCACGAAGACCGGATCGTTCTCGGCGGCGCCCGCCCCGTGGCCGGCCCGATCACGCTCGGCACCTTCGACCTGCTGCGCACCGACACCTTCTTCGAGAACCGCGAGGCCGGAATCGTCAACGTCGGCGGCGCCGGCACCATCTCGGTCGACGGCACGAACTACGACCTAACCCCGGGCGCGTGCCTCTATATCGGTCGGGGTGTGACCGATGTGGTGTTCACCAGCGCCGATGCTGCCGCACCGGCCGCGTTCTACCTCTTCTCCGCCACCGCCCACACCGCCTACCCGACCACCCTGGTGGCGAAGGGCGAGGGCACCGTGCGCAACCTCGGCGACCCGACCACGTCGAACGAGCGCACCATCAACCAGTACATCCACGCCAACGGCGTGCAGAGCTGCCAGGTGGTGATGGGCGTCACCGTGCTCAGCACCGGCAGCATGTGGAACACCATGCCGGCACACACGCACGACCGGCGCACCGAGTGCTACCTCTACTTCGACCTGGCCGCCGAGCACCGCGTCATCCACCTGATGGGCGAACCGACCGAGAGCCGCCACCTCGTGGTGGCCAACAACGAGGCCATCATCTCGCCGAGCTGGTCACTGCACAGCGGCTTCGGCACCGGCAGCTACTCGTTCGTCTGGGCCATGGCCGGCGAGAACAAGGCGTTCGACGACATGGACCACGTGCAGCCCGCCGAGCTGCGCTAG
- a CDS encoding MFS transporter yields MANRGKAAQGRAPGGAGPFAFAPFRWLLTARTIAVLGNAAAPIALAFAVLDLTGSAVDLGLVVASRSIANVAVLLFGGVIADRLPKHLLLVGTSLAAAGTQAVVAALVLSGSATIPLLVILSIVNGAVAAVSFPASAAIVPQTVPVAQLRPANALLRLSLNGGAIVGASLGALLIAAVGPGWGLALNAASFALAGLFFAFVRTPVAVPAAAAPPPTSMLRELREGWQEFASRTWVWVVVAQFALVNAAFVGAIAVLGPLVADDTFGRASWGLIIAAETVGLALGGLLALRWRPRHALGIGVGLVIVTALPIVGLALLPLVEVPIVPVLVIAFLVGGVAIEQFGVAWDQSLQQNIPQDKLARVYSYDAVGSFIAIPLGEILVGPLAHVYGTTPVLLGCAAVIVVASLAALSTRSVRRLTVGVPDASAAPAAPAAPAALADPAPTQP; encoded by the coding sequence ATGGCTAATCGGGGGAAAGCGGCACAGGGGCGTGCCCCGGGCGGCGCCGGCCCGTTCGCCTTCGCCCCCTTCCGCTGGCTGCTCACCGCCCGCACCATCGCCGTCCTCGGCAACGCCGCCGCCCCGATCGCCCTGGCCTTCGCGGTGCTGGACCTCACCGGATCCGCCGTGGACCTCGGCCTGGTCGTGGCCAGCCGGTCCATCGCCAACGTGGCCGTGCTGCTGTTCGGCGGGGTCATCGCCGACCGCCTGCCCAAGCACCTGCTGCTGGTCGGCACCTCCCTCGCCGCGGCCGGCACCCAGGCCGTCGTGGCCGCCCTCGTGTTGTCCGGATCCGCCACCATCCCGCTGCTCGTGATCCTCAGCATCGTCAACGGCGCCGTGGCCGCCGTCAGCTTTCCGGCCTCGGCGGCCATCGTGCCGCAAACCGTGCCCGTGGCGCAGTTGCGGCCGGCGAACGCCCTGCTCCGGCTGAGCCTCAACGGTGGCGCGATCGTGGGCGCCAGCCTCGGCGCCCTGCTCATCGCCGCGGTCGGGCCTGGCTGGGGGCTCGCGCTCAACGCCGCATCCTTCGCGCTCGCCGGTCTCTTCTTCGCCTTCGTGCGCACGCCCGTCGCCGTGCCCGCCGCCGCCGCGCCGCCGCCCACCAGCATGTTGCGGGAGCTGCGCGAAGGCTGGCAGGAGTTCGCCAGCCGCACCTGGGTGTGGGTGGTGGTGGCCCAGTTCGCCCTGGTGAACGCCGCCTTCGTGGGCGCGATCGCGGTGCTCGGCCCGCTCGTGGCCGACGACACCTTCGGCCGCGCCAGCTGGGGCCTGATCATCGCCGCCGAGACCGTGGGCCTCGCCCTCGGCGGGCTGCTCGCCCTGCGCTGGCGCCCCCGGCATGCGCTGGGCATCGGGGTGGGCCTGGTGATCGTCACCGCCCTGCCCATCGTGGGCCTGGCCCTGCTGCCGCTCGTCGAAGTGCCGATCGTTCCGGTGCTGGTCATCGCCTTCCTCGTCGGCGGCGTCGCGATCGAGCAGTTCGGGGTGGCCTGGGACCAGTCGCTGCAGCAGAACATCCCCCAGGACAAACTCGCCAGGGTCTACTCCTACGACGCCGTCGGCTCGTTCATCGCCATCCCGCTGGGGGAGATCCTCGTGGGTCCGCTCGCCCACGTCTACGGCACCACGCCCGTGCTGCTCGGCTGCGCCGCCGTGATCGTGGTCGCCAGCCTCGCGGCCCTGTCGACCCGCAGCGTGCGCCGGCTCACCGTCGGCGTGCCCGACGCATCCGCGGCACCCGCGGCACCCGCGGCACCCGCGGCACTCGCAGACCCGGCGCCCACCCAGCCCTAA
- a CDS encoding fumarylacetoacetate hydrolase family protein, which translates to MRIARLDTPTGPRYAVAAGDSWNIIVDPFAAPLVYTGDSIAAADAVLLAAVEPRVVVGIGHNKPGNPLPMQAWHKSVHTVAGTGDDIFAVRGVGTVNIEGELAVVIGRSASNLTTANAFDAVLGYTVANDVTNVDQCSIDARNFQGKSGKNYTPLGPWIETEIADPENVATEVVINGTVVASSGSFNLPSSVAATLVYVTRWLTLEPGDVVLTGAPGTDLPVQPGDTVDITLAGIGTLSNTIA; encoded by the coding sequence ATGCGCATCGCACGACTCGACACCCCCACCGGCCCCCGCTACGCGGTCGCCGCCGGTGACAGCTGGAACATCATCGTCGACCCGTTCGCCGCCCCACTCGTCTACACCGGCGACTCCATCGCGGCTGCCGACGCCGTGTTGCTCGCCGCCGTCGAGCCGCGTGTGGTGGTCGGCATCGGCCACAACAAGCCGGGCAATCCGCTGCCGATGCAGGCCTGGCACAAGTCTGTGCACACCGTCGCCGGCACCGGCGACGACATCTTCGCCGTGCGCGGTGTGGGCACCGTCAACATCGAGGGTGAGCTCGCCGTGGTGATCGGCCGGTCGGCGTCCAACCTCACCACCGCCAACGCCTTCGACGCCGTGCTCGGCTACACGGTGGCCAACGACGTCACCAACGTCGACCAGTGCTCGATCGACGCGCGCAATTTCCAGGGGAAGAGCGGCAAGAACTACACGCCGCTCGGGCCGTGGATCGAGACCGAGATCGCCGACCCCGAGAACGTGGCCACCGAGGTCGTCATCAACGGCACCGTCGTCGCGAGCTCCGGGTCGTTCAACCTGCCGTCCTCCGTCGCCGCGACCCTGGTCTACGTCACCCGCTGGCTCACCCTCGAGCCCGGCGACGTGGTGCTCACCGGGGCCCCCGGCACCGACCTGCCCGTGCAACCGGGCGACACCGTCGACATCACCCTCGCCGGCATCGGCACCCTGAGCAACACCATCGCCTAA
- a CDS encoding DUF5655 domain-containing protein, which translates to MAAHGEPIPLEQYFEGSDPRARALFDVVRAAVLSIGDAEIRVTTSQIAFRRQRSFAWTWLPGQYLSGPVAPLALAPLVLTVDLDRFDTSPRWKEVVEPTLNHFMHHLELRRATDLDPGVIDCVREAWSRAG; encoded by the coding sequence ATGGCCGCACACGGAGAGCCGATACCGCTTGAGCAGTACTTCGAGGGCAGCGATCCGCGCGCGCGGGCGCTCTTCGACGTGGTGCGGGCGGCCGTGCTCTCGATCGGCGACGCCGAGATCCGGGTCACGACGAGCCAGATCGCGTTCCGCCGGCAACGCTCGTTCGCCTGGACCTGGCTGCCCGGCCAGTACCTGTCCGGGCCCGTCGCGCCGCTCGCGCTCGCGCCCCTCGTGCTCACCGTGGACCTGGACAGGTTCGACACCTCACCCCGGTGGAAGGAGGTGGTGGAACCCACCCTCAACCACTTCATGCACCACCTCGAGCTGCGCCGGGCGACAGACCTCGACCCCGGCGTGATCGACTGCGTGCGCGAGGCCTGGTCCCGGGCCGGCTGA
- a CDS encoding MMPL family transporter: MARHRLISLLCWAVALAACLATALFGATGDSLFDRLSSAGPAVQGEAQTAGDLIDGPASEQTESLSLLVHPTDLASPDLAAILESATLRLEKVDGVTQVLNPLTIPPLPDGTPNPAAAPLLSADGEGMLLTVLMKTTDGAVSDPLLRYVQRILQVAADDIGQLDPGAHVEVGGAPLIVDSLVAVAESDLQKGELIALPIALLVMLIIFGGFLAAGIPLVGAIASIIGALGMLYAFTFVMDIGITVMNVITVIGLGLSIDYGLLMVSRFREEFRARVGGGGPGAPPGPHGESFANLPPLETGELATLAHHRHSRHELMLQAVGSTVNTAGRTVLFSGLTFAIATAGLLVFEPSIIRAIAIGAICVVLIAILTALVLVPALLGYLGERLVQPGLLTRIPVVGRWLTRFGDIAPDEGVFSKLARFVQRAPVLVALAGTAVLLLLSSPVLSMTVANSADDAIPRSSSQYDFLTTLNEEFPLATAPRVLLVSSTDQAAAAAWADDVAALPGVTDVAPPVDQNGYWVSRVTVDTHQGTDVVREIRADRPDFDNWVGGADAQAIDYLDSLAAGVPWAVLIIALATFVLLFLMTGSVIIPLTALVISAISLGAAAGVLVWGFQEGNLSGLLNFDPDTISGVDALVLTLVLTFGFGLAMDYEMFLLARIKEHHDRGESTRKAIETGLQSSGRIITSAALIIVLVFAGFATGELMQMKQIGTALAVAVLLDATLVRIVLVPAVMTALERILWWAPRWTAPIHARFGLSE, from the coding sequence GTGGCCCGCCACCGACTCATCTCCCTGCTCTGCTGGGCCGTCGCGCTCGCCGCCTGCCTGGCCACGGCCCTGTTCGGCGCCACCGGGGACAGCCTGTTCGATCGGCTCTCCAGTGCGGGACCAGCGGTGCAGGGCGAGGCGCAGACCGCCGGCGACCTGATCGACGGGCCCGCGAGCGAGCAGACCGAATCGCTGTCCCTGCTGGTGCACCCCACCGACCTCGCCTCGCCCGACCTGGCGGCGATTCTCGAATCCGCCACCCTCCGGCTCGAGAAGGTGGACGGCGTCACCCAGGTGCTCAACCCGCTGACCATCCCGCCACTGCCCGACGGCACCCCCAACCCGGCGGCCGCACCGCTGCTCTCCGCCGACGGGGAGGGGATGCTCCTCACCGTGCTGATGAAAACCACCGACGGCGCGGTCAGCGACCCGCTGCTCCGGTACGTGCAGCGCATCCTCCAGGTGGCGGCCGACGACATCGGCCAACTCGACCCCGGCGCGCACGTCGAGGTGGGCGGGGCGCCCCTGATCGTCGACTCCCTCGTCGCCGTCGCCGAATCCGACCTGCAGAAGGGGGAACTGATCGCCCTGCCGATCGCGCTGCTGGTGATGCTGATCATCTTCGGCGGCTTCCTCGCGGCCGGCATCCCGCTGGTGGGCGCCATCGCGTCGATCATCGGCGCGCTCGGGATGCTCTACGCCTTCACCTTCGTGATGGACATCGGCATCACCGTGATGAACGTGATCACCGTGATCGGGCTGGGTCTTTCGATCGACTACGGCCTGCTCATGGTCAGCCGGTTCAGGGAGGAGTTCCGGGCGCGGGTGGGCGGCGGCGGCCCCGGCGCCCCGCCGGGCCCGCACGGGGAGTCATTCGCGAACCTGCCGCCGCTGGAAACGGGGGAGCTGGCCACTCTGGCGCACCACCGGCACAGCCGCCACGAACTGATGCTCCAGGCCGTGGGCAGCACGGTGAACACGGCCGGCCGCACCGTGCTGTTCTCGGGGTTGACCTTTGCGATCGCCACGGCGGGCCTGCTCGTGTTCGAGCCGTCGATCATCCGGGCCATCGCCATCGGCGCGATCTGCGTCGTGCTCATCGCCATCCTCACCGCCCTCGTGCTGGTGCCGGCGCTGCTCGGCTATCTCGGCGAACGGCTGGTGCAGCCTGGCCTGCTCACTCGCATCCCCGTCGTCGGCCGGTGGCTCACCCGGTTCGGCGACATCGCGCCCGACGAGGGCGTCTTCTCCAAGCTGGCCCGGTTCGTGCAGCGGGCGCCGGTGCTCGTTGCGCTCGCCGGCACTGCCGTGCTGCTGCTGCTGAGCAGCCCCGTGCTGTCGATGACGGTGGCCAACAGCGCCGACGACGCCATCCCGCGCTCATCCAGCCAGTACGACTTCCTCACGACGCTCAACGAAGAGTTCCCCCTGGCCACCGCGCCCCGGGTGCTGCTCGTGTCGAGCACCGACCAGGCCGCGGCGGCCGCGTGGGCCGACGACGTCGCCGCCCTGCCCGGGGTGACGGATGTAGCGCCGCCGGTCGACCAGAACGGCTACTGGGTGTCCAGGGTCACCGTCGACACCCACCAGGGCACCGACGTGGTGCGCGAAATCCGCGCCGACAGGCCGGACTTCGACAACTGGGTCGGCGGCGCCGACGCGCAGGCTATTGACTACCTCGACTCGCTGGCTGCGGGAGTCCCCTGGGCGGTGCTGATCATCGCCCTGGCCACCTTTGTGCTGCTGTTCTTGATGACCGGATCGGTGATCATCCCCCTCACGGCTCTGGTGATCAGCGCCATCTCGTTGGGCGCGGCGGCCGGCGTGCTGGTCTGGGGGTTCCAGGAGGGCAACCTTTCCGGCCTGCTCAATTTCGACCCCGACACCATCTCCGGCGTCGACGCTCTCGTGCTCACCCTCGTGCTCACCTTCGGGTTCGGCCTGGCGATGGACTACGAGATGTTCCTCCTCGCCCGTATCAAAGAGCACCACGACCGCGGTGAGAGCACCAGGAAGGCCATCGAAACCGGCCTTCAGAGCTCCGGCCGCATCATCACCTCGGCGGCACTGATCATCGTGCTGGTGTTCGCGGGCTTCGCCACCGGCGAGCTGATGCAGATGAAACAGATCGGCACCGCCCTAGCGGTGGCGGTGCTGCTGGATGCGACGCTGGTGCGAATCGTGCTCGTGCCCGCGGTGATGACCGCGCTCGAGCGCATCCTCTGGTGGGCCCCACGCTGGACGGCGCCCATCCACGCACGCTTCGGCCTGAGCGAATAG